A window of Phyllobacterium sp. T1293 contains these coding sequences:
- a CDS encoding ArsR/SmtB family transcription factor has translation MVETDAFAAISDPNRRYLLEELRRGPKTVNELAVGLPISRPAVSQHLKALLDARLVKVKSEGTRRIYAVDDSGFVHLNLWLDQFWSE, from the coding sequence ATGGTCGAAACAGATGCATTTGCAGCCATTTCTGATCCAAATCGCCGCTACCTGCTGGAAGAGTTGCGGCGCGGACCCAAGACGGTCAACGAGCTTGCGGTTGGTTTACCTATTTCCCGTCCCGCTGTTTCCCAGCATCTCAAAGCGCTGCTCGATGCAAGGCTGGTCAAGGTTAAATCCGAAGGCACGCGCCGGATCTATGCGGTCGATGATAGTGGCTTCGTTCACCTGAATTTGTGGCTGGATCAGTTCTGGAGCGAATGA
- a CDS encoding DUF1192 domain-containing protein, whose product MSLFDEEPKRKIAHEIGQELSLLSVGELDERIGILRAEITRLEEERARKGDSKMAAEALFR is encoded by the coding sequence ATGTCACTTTTCGATGAGGAACCGAAACGCAAGATTGCCCATGAAATCGGGCAGGAGCTTTCGCTGCTTTCGGTGGGTGAACTGGACGAGCGTATTGGCATCCTGCGCGCCGAAATCACGCGGCTTGAGGAAGAGCGCGCCCGCAAAGGCGACAGCAAGATGGCGGCCGAAGCACTTTTTCGCTGA
- the purE gene encoding 5-(carboxyamino)imidazole ribonucleotide mutase: protein MADKRADVAIIMGSQSDWATMRHAAETLDALGISHDDRIVSAHRTPDRLVTFAKGARDAGFRVVIAGAGGAAHLPGMAASMTPLPVFGVPVESKALSGQDSLLSIVQMPAGIPVGTLAIGRAGAVNAALLAAAVLALNDAALAKRLDDWRTAQSAKVAERPSDEA, encoded by the coding sequence ATGGCCGATAAACGCGCTGACGTCGCAATCATCATGGGTAGCCAGTCCGATTGGGCGACCATGCGCCACGCCGCCGAGACACTTGATGCACTCGGCATTTCTCACGACGACCGCATTGTTTCCGCCCACCGCACGCCAGACCGGCTTGTCACCTTTGCCAAGGGCGCGCGGGATGCCGGTTTCAGGGTTGTGATTGCCGGTGCGGGTGGCGCTGCCCATCTTCCCGGTATGGCTGCTTCCATGACGCCGCTGCCGGTTTTCGGTGTGCCGGTGGAATCAAAAGCCCTTTCCGGACAGGACTCGCTTCTTTCCATCGTTCAGATGCCGGCAGGCATTCCTGTCGGCACTTTGGCAATTGGCCGGGCAGGTGCAGTCAATGCCGCGCTTTTGGCTGCAGCTGTCCTCGCGCTGAACGACGCCGCACTGGCAAAGAGGCTTGATGACTGGCGCACGGCGCAGAGCGCAAAGGTCGCCGAACGGCCGTCTGACGAGGCATAA
- a CDS encoding NAD(P)H-quinone oxidoreductase: MASKIPTTMTAIEITQPGGPLVLKPGKRGVPEAGPNELLVQVHAAGVNRPDVLQRQGHYPPPPGASDIPGLEIAGEVVAVGASVTRFRIGDRVTALVAGGGYAQYCTVHETAALPIPAGYGFIEAAAVPETFFTVWHNVFERGGLTSGETFLVHGGTSGIGTTAIQLASAFGAYVITTAGSDDKCDACLKLGADRAVNYRTHDFVDAVKQATGGKGVNLTLDMVGGDYVERNYDAAALDGRIVQIAHLNGAKANADVSKIMIKRLTHTGSTLRSRPIEFKAAIARELELKVWPLLVERRVAPVIDMVYPLHEAWRAHERMEEGQHVGKIMLDVG; this comes from the coding sequence ATGGCCAGCAAGATTCCGACGACGATGACCGCAATCGAGATTACCCAACCGGGTGGTCCGCTGGTCCTCAAGCCGGGCAAGCGTGGCGTTCCGGAGGCAGGTCCAAACGAACTTCTGGTTCAGGTACATGCCGCAGGTGTCAACAGGCCAGATGTTTTGCAAAGGCAAGGCCATTATCCGCCACCGCCCGGTGCGTCGGATATCCCCGGCCTCGAGATTGCGGGCGAAGTGGTTGCTGTGGGTGCCAGCGTCACCCGCTTTCGCATTGGCGACCGCGTGACAGCGTTGGTGGCGGGCGGAGGCTATGCCCAGTATTGCACGGTGCATGAAACCGCGGCTCTGCCAATCCCTGCAGGATATGGCTTTATTGAAGCAGCGGCAGTGCCCGAGACGTTCTTCACGGTCTGGCACAATGTTTTCGAGCGTGGCGGCCTCACGAGCGGCGAGACATTTCTCGTGCATGGCGGCACATCCGGTATCGGCACCACGGCAATCCAGCTTGCCAGCGCCTTTGGCGCCTATGTCATCACAACAGCAGGCTCCGATGACAAGTGTGACGCCTGCCTGAAACTGGGCGCTGACAGGGCCGTCAACTACCGCACCCACGATTTTGTCGATGCAGTGAAGCAAGCCACCGGCGGCAAGGGTGTCAACCTGACGCTTGATATGGTCGGGGGAGATTATGTCGAGCGCAATTATGACGCCGCGGCTCTTGATGGACGCATCGTCCAGATTGCCCATCTCAATGGCGCAAAGGCCAATGCCGATGTTTCCAAGATAATGATCAAGCGGCTGACCCATACGGGATCAACTTTGCGTAGCAGGCCAATCGAGTTCAAGGCGGCAATTGCCCGTGAACTGGAGCTGAAAGTCTGGCCGCTACTGGTGGAGCGCCGTGTCGCGCCTGTTATCGACATGGTCTATCCGCTGCATGAAGCCTGGCGCGCGCATGAGCGCATGGAAGAAGGCCAGCACGTCGGCAAGATCATGCTGGATGTGGGCTGA
- a CDS encoding YdcH family protein, translating to MAIESHLETLERKHGALEKEISEAQASPATDDLKITDMKRRKLMLKEQIEKLRSTATRH from the coding sequence ATGGCCATTGAGTCTCATCTTGAAACGCTTGAACGTAAGCATGGTGCGCTCGAGAAGGAAATCTCCGAAGCGCAGGCTAGTCCTGCCACTGATGATCTGAAAATTACCGATATGAAACGTCGTAAGCTCATGCTGAAAGAGCAAATCGAAAAACTGAGATCGACCGCCACACGTCACTGA
- a CDS encoding MFS transporter — protein sequence MFRSFVQVFALLCGTSFLVMASGLHGLLLPLRGGAEGFSTTSLGLLGTAWAGGFITACLLAPRLVRRVGHVRAFSAFASIAAIVALSTGILVDPTAWIVLRALTGFAMAGAYMVIESWLNERATNANRGQIFGLYMVVNFASITAGQMMIGFGDVRNGTFFMLSGILFCLALIPTAISTASSPKPLTEVQLDLRALYRNSPVAFVGCILIGVANGAFGTLGAVYGAATGITTTEIALMMSASVMGGALMQIPVGRMSDRTDRRYVLAFVAGAAAIVGMLIFLIGSRQATVILFMTAIYGGLAYTLYPVAVAHANDYSDTQNFVKVTGGLLLLYGFGTMIGPILGAWSMEYIAPEGLFAITALAHVSIMTHAIIRSRMRAAMPIAMRDNFQTVPSERATPEGIKLDPRAEAQPD from the coding sequence GTGTTCCGCTCGTTCGTACAGGTCTTTGCCCTTTTATGCGGCACGTCGTTTCTGGTCATGGCGTCAGGCCTGCACGGGCTTCTGCTGCCCTTGCGCGGCGGAGCGGAAGGCTTCTCCACCACATCGCTCGGTCTTCTGGGCACGGCCTGGGCTGGCGGATTTATCACCGCCTGCCTACTTGCACCGCGTCTGGTGCGCCGGGTCGGGCATGTTCGTGCCTTCAGCGCCTTTGCCTCGATTGCTGCTATTGTTGCCCTCAGCACCGGCATACTTGTTGATCCGACGGCATGGATTGTCCTGCGTGCGCTCACCGGCTTTGCCATGGCGGGCGCTTACATGGTGATCGAAAGCTGGCTGAATGAGCGGGCAACCAATGCCAATCGCGGCCAGATATTCGGTCTTTACATGGTGGTGAACTTTGCCTCCATCACCGCAGGTCAGATGATGATTGGCTTTGGCGATGTGCGCAACGGCACTTTCTTCATGTTATCGGGTATTCTGTTTTGTCTGGCCCTCATTCCGACGGCGATTTCCACTGCCAGCAGTCCGAAACCGCTCACGGAAGTGCAGCTTGATCTGCGAGCGCTTTACCGCAATTCGCCCGTGGCCTTTGTTGGTTGTATCCTGATCGGTGTTGCCAATGGTGCCTTTGGTACGCTCGGTGCCGTCTATGGCGCAGCGACAGGCATTACAACGACCGAGATTGCCCTGATGATGAGCGCCTCGGTCATGGGTGGTGCATTGATGCAGATTCCTGTGGGGCGCATGTCTGACCGTACAGACCGGCGCTACGTGCTGGCCTTCGTTGCCGGTGCTGCCGCCATTGTCGGCATGCTGATTTTCCTGATTGGTTCGCGTCAGGCAACGGTCATCCTGTTCATGACCGCCATCTATGGCGGCTTGGCCTATACGCTTTATCCGGTCGCCGTGGCCCACGCCAATGACTATTCGGACACGCAGAATTTCGTCAAGGTAACTGGCGGTCTGCTGCTTCTTTACGGGTTCGGTACGATGATCGGCCCGATCCTTGGTGCCTGGTCCATGGAATATATTGCGCCGGAGGGCCTGTTTGCGATCACGGCTCTGGCGCATGTATCGATCATGACCCACGCGATTATCCGCTCACGTATGCGCGCGGCCATGCCGATTGCCATGCGAGACAATTTCCAGACCGTTCCGTCGGAACGGGCAACGCCGGAAGGCATCAAGCTTGATCCTCGCGCTGAAGCCCAGCCGGACTAG
- a CDS encoding YdcH family protein, which translates to MSDQDQADIRLAVARLKQEHLDFDAAIQAMIQVGCDQLRVQRMKKKKLIIKDKLIELEDKIIPDIIA; encoded by the coding sequence ATGTCCGACCAGGATCAGGCTGACATTCGATTGGCAGTCGCACGATTGAAACAGGAGCATCTGGATTTTGATGCCGCCATACAAGCGATGATCCAGGTTGGTTGCGACCAGCTTCGAGTTCAGAGAATGAAAAAGAAGAAGCTGATCATCAAAGACAAGCTCATCGAGCTTGAAGACAAGATCATTCCCGACATTATCGCCTAA